A single Vibrio sp. YMD68 DNA region contains:
- the phnD gene encoding phosphonate ABC transporter substrate-binding protein → MLRVLKTIACGVGLLAATMTASVSAEEKMESLNFGIISTESQQNLKTVWDPFLKDMSKKLGMEVKAYFAPDYAGIIQGMRFDKVDVAWFGNKSAMEAVDRAGGEIFAQTVDSEGNPGYWSLLVTHKDSPINSVEDMIEKRSELAFGNGDPNSTSGFLVPSYYVFSKNNIQPSDFKRTLNSSHEVNLFAVANQQVDVATNNTENMRRFERTNPEKFKNIKVIWTSPLIPSDPIVWRKNLPETVKNDVYRFFMDYGTTGDEREVAILKDLDWAPFKPSSDLQILPIRQLALYKQLNALSAQTQLSDKQVEKLSQTKRTLAALNRQMSALEAME, encoded by the coding sequence ATGTTACGAGTACTAAAAACGATTGCCTGTGGCGTTGGTCTGCTTGCCGCAACGATGACTGCATCGGTTTCAGCTGAAGAGAAAATGGAATCATTGAATTTTGGCATTATTTCAACGGAATCACAGCAGAACTTAAAAACCGTATGGGACCCGTTCTTAAAGGACATGAGTAAGAAACTAGGTATGGAAGTCAAAGCCTATTTTGCGCCGGATTACGCGGGCATTATTCAAGGCATGCGTTTTGATAAAGTTGATGTGGCGTGGTTTGGGAACAAGTCTGCGATGGAGGCGGTAGACCGTGCAGGAGGTGAAATTTTTGCTCAAACGGTCGATTCTGAAGGTAACCCTGGTTACTGGAGTTTATTGGTCACTCACAAAGACAGCCCAATCAACAGCGTTGAAGATATGATCGAAAAGCGCTCTGAGCTCGCTTTTGGTAACGGCGATCCAAACTCAACATCAGGTTTTTTGGTTCCGTCTTACTATGTTTTCTCGAAGAACAATATTCAACCATCTGATTTTAAACGTACCTTGAATTCAAGCCATGAAGTGAATTTATTCGCGGTGGCTAACCAACAAGTGGACGTTGCCACCAACAATACAGAAAACATGCGTCGTTTTGAGCGTACTAATCCAGAGAAGTTTAAAAACATCAAGGTTATTTGGACCTCTCCACTGATTCCGTCTGACCCGATTGTATGGCGTAAAAACCTTCCAGAAACCGTTAAGAACGATGTATACCGCTTCTTCATGGATTACGGCACTACAGGTGATGAGCGTGAAGTGGCGATCCTAAAAGACCTAGATTGGGCTCCGTTCAAACCATCAAGTGACTTACAAATTTTGCCAATTCGTCAACTTGCGCTTTATAAGCAGCTAAATGCGTTAAGCGCTCAAACACAGCTATCGGATAAACAAGTTGAAAAACTCTCTCAAACCAAACGCACACTGGCGGCGTTAAATCGCCAAATGAGTGCGCTTGAAGCGATGGAATAA
- the phnC gene encoding phosphonate ABC transporter ATP-binding protein: MDSIIEVTGLTKTFGNNKALDAVNFSINYREMTALLGPSGSGKSTLLRHLSGLVYSDKNDVCEVRVLGETVQAKGRATSQVRQCRAQAGYIFQQFNLVNRLSVMTNVLIGAMSSTPLWRTLTGNFTELQKQEAMAALERVGMKDYASQRVSTLSGGQQQRVAIARALMQKAKIIFADEPIASLDPESSRIVMELLSDINQKEGIPVVVTLHQVEHALKYCKHVIALREGRIFYQGESANIDKQALDALYCYKPEVTVEVGDQTSPISINNPSTPLIS, encoded by the coding sequence ATGGACAGCATTATCGAAGTTACAGGTTTAACGAAAACCTTTGGAAACAACAAAGCACTCGATGCGGTAAATTTTAGTATTAACTATCGAGAAATGACCGCGCTCCTTGGTCCGTCAGGATCAGGAAAATCAACCTTACTTCGGCATTTAAGTGGGCTTGTCTACAGCGACAAAAACGATGTTTGTGAAGTTCGAGTGCTTGGCGAAACCGTCCAAGCCAAAGGTCGTGCCACTTCTCAAGTCCGACAATGCCGAGCTCAAGCGGGCTACATTTTTCAGCAATTCAATCTGGTCAATCGATTGTCCGTGATGACAAATGTTTTGATTGGCGCAATGAGCAGTACGCCGCTATGGCGAACCCTCACTGGCAACTTTACTGAGTTACAAAAACAAGAGGCGATGGCCGCATTAGAGCGTGTGGGGATGAAAGATTATGCGTCTCAGCGTGTATCAACTCTGTCTGGCGGTCAACAGCAACGTGTCGCCATTGCCAGAGCATTGATGCAAAAAGCAAAGATTATTTTTGCTGATGAACCTATCGCCTCTCTTGATCCCGAGTCATCACGGATTGTGATGGAACTGCTTAGCGACATCAATCAAAAAGAGGGCATTCCTGTTGTTGTAACTCTACATCAGGTGGAACATGCCCTCAAATACTGCAAGCACGTTATCGCCCTGCGGGAAGGAAGGATTTTCTACCAAGGAGAAAGCGCCAATATTGATAAACAAGCATTGGACGCACTCTACTGTTACAAACCAGAAGTCACTGTCGAGGTAGGAGACCAAACATCACCTATTTCGATCAATAACCCGTCAACCCCTCTTATTAGTTAA
- a CDS encoding zinc ribbon domain-containing protein YjdM yields MSFPACPNCQSEFVYQDRANLICPECAYEWNPNETEDVFTVCDLNGKPLEQGDKVTLVKDLKVKGSSLNLKIGTKAIIKRIIEGKDHQLDCKVDGVGEMLVTAKYVKKA; encoded by the coding sequence ATGTCATTTCCTGCTTGCCCTAATTGCCAATCTGAATTCGTTTACCAAGACCGAGCGAATCTAATTTGTCCGGAATGCGCTTACGAATGGAATCCCAACGAAACGGAAGACGTTTTTACCGTCTGCGATTTGAATGGCAAACCGTTAGAGCAAGGCGACAAGGTCACTCTGGTTAAAGATTTAAAAGTGAAAGGCAGTTCTTTGAACCTTAAGATCGGAACGAAAGCGATAATCAAGCGAATCATCGAAGGCAAGGATCATCAACTCGATTGCAAAGTGGACGGTGTGGGAGAGATGTTGGTGACCGCGAAATACGTCAAAAAAGCGTGA
- the trxC gene encoding thioredoxin TrxC produces MSSITTRCPSCSGLNKIPTDRISESPKCGKCQALLLDGAPIEGTSSNIDALLQSDQPVVIDFWAPWCNPCVGFSPVFEQSAADKKGQVRHIKINTEDQQELAAKYRIRSIPTIMVFKGGKQVDMINGALPKSQFDQWLSQAVSK; encoded by the coding sequence ATGTCTAGCATTACTACTCGTTGCCCATCATGTTCTGGGCTCAATAAAATCCCGACTGACCGTATTTCAGAAAGTCCTAAATGTGGTAAATGTCAGGCGCTCTTATTAGATGGTGCACCTATTGAAGGAACGTCATCAAACATAGACGCGTTACTTCAAAGCGACCAACCCGTAGTGATTGATTTTTGGGCACCCTGGTGCAACCCATGTGTTGGCTTTTCACCCGTGTTCGAGCAATCAGCAGCAGACAAAAAGGGGCAAGTACGCCACATTAAAATCAATACTGAAGATCAGCAAGAGCTCGCAGCAAAATACCGAATTCGTAGTATACCAACTATCATGGTGTTCAAAGGCGGTAAGCAGGTCGATATGATCAATGGCGCCTTGCCTAAGAGTCAGTTCGATCAGTGGCTTAGCCAAGCTGTTTCCAAATAG
- a CDS encoding M60 family metallopeptidase — translation MTKTNKILPICILISSTCSSLALAAEKWERKSYSGGVEVCHEQMLYKSKWWAGSNSEPNPNGPTSSSQSGWGNDPWLPIPDSSECTSGQANRAPRIELGPDITVLSPSQAVALDGSDSFDEDGDRLTYRWRQVSGPSVDISNSQKEIASFQLPRLTEDAQYTFQLTVNDGKAQAFDNISITGLAAKNQRPNAIAGKDIQIDALPAEVRLDGSLSSDVDSDKLEYHWEQISGPQAEITDPQSKYTNVHFPSGTHDDSDYMFKLTVSDGELVDTDNIVVSIASGAELMPRSFSVEQPGKSSYLQSDQRRRHAPTPLQSTGFWVNKGETLDVNLSIDGAALSELPQLFISLPDDRTYKFKHAEKHRLAKGSNEIEINKSGILYIYNDAKINNSNVNVDLISGGQPFPRFKLNENNLNDWKEMLNDYSDIPYVELVGDNIIITAKKYPALEYIEDSGPERLISGWDDAIQWAQEQYGITSDDQNSPHRKIAHKFHFVDGLEPEGTINNDKCSGAMNASAWRLMACSDKGLKNIFVVEDSKVGDWGPWHELGHHMQIQPFTWSGMNEVTVNLTSLYINRKFNIEPRLETKGTWDDVIFPYLNKPVKDFDSLNVWGKLGMFWQLDLAFGEEFYQQLGFNYRENSMYSSSISNDKKIQRFVIESSKASGFNLVEFFEEWGISVTTSSKQEINSMKLSTLNVPIWENRDNDIKYKLK, via the coding sequence GTGACTAAAACGAACAAAATTTTACCAATTTGCATATTGATATCCAGTACATGTTCGTCATTGGCTTTAGCTGCTGAAAAATGGGAAAGGAAAAGCTATTCCGGCGGTGTAGAAGTATGCCATGAACAAATGCTCTATAAATCAAAGTGGTGGGCAGGCTCAAACAGCGAGCCCAATCCTAATGGCCCAACATCATCAAGCCAGTCTGGATGGGGGAATGATCCTTGGTTACCGATTCCTGACTCCTCGGAGTGTACCTCAGGACAGGCTAATCGCGCGCCAAGAATTGAATTAGGGCCTGATATAACAGTTCTTTCACCAAGTCAGGCCGTTGCTCTCGACGGTTCGGATTCTTTTGATGAAGACGGCGACCGCTTAACCTACCGATGGCGACAAGTTTCAGGGCCAAGTGTTGACATTAGTAATAGCCAAAAAGAGATAGCCAGCTTTCAGTTACCACGGTTAACTGAAGATGCACAATATACGTTTCAGCTAACGGTTAATGATGGGAAAGCTCAAGCGTTCGACAATATCTCGATTACGGGCCTAGCAGCAAAGAATCAACGCCCAAATGCGATCGCAGGAAAAGACATTCAAATCGACGCTCTGCCAGCAGAAGTTCGACTCGATGGTTCATTATCGAGCGATGTTGACAGTGATAAGCTTGAATATCATTGGGAACAAATTTCTGGGCCACAAGCTGAAATCACTGATCCACAATCAAAATATACCAATGTCCATTTTCCATCAGGCACTCATGATGATAGTGACTATATGTTTAAGTTAACGGTGAGCGATGGAGAACTTGTTGACACTGATAATATTGTTGTCTCCATCGCTTCTGGCGCTGAGCTCATGCCGCGCAGTTTTTCGGTAGAACAACCCGGTAAATCAAGCTATCTACAATCTGACCAACGACGTCGTCATGCACCGACACCATTACAATCAACGGGGTTTTGGGTCAACAAGGGTGAAACTCTGGATGTGAATCTTAGCATTGATGGCGCTGCGTTATCTGAGCTTCCGCAATTGTTCATCTCTCTTCCGGATGATAGAACATATAAATTCAAACATGCAGAAAAACACCGCTTAGCAAAAGGATCCAATGAAATAGAAATTAATAAAAGTGGAATACTCTATATATATAATGACGCTAAAATAAACAACAGCAATGTCAACGTTGATTTAATCTCTGGGGGCCAACCTTTTCCGCGATTTAAGTTGAATGAAAATAATCTAAATGACTGGAAAGAAATGTTGAATGACTACAGTGATATTCCCTATGTTGAGTTAGTTGGAGATAACATAATTATAACGGCAAAAAAATACCCGGCACTAGAATATATAGAGGATAGTGGCCCTGAACGGCTAATATCTGGTTGGGATGATGCTATACAATGGGCGCAAGAACAATACGGCATTACATCCGATGATCAAAACAGCCCACATAGAAAAATAGCCCACAAATTTCATTTTGTTGATGGCTTAGAACCTGAAGGCACTATTAACAATGATAAATGTTCAGGAGCGATGAATGCGTCGGCATGGAGGCTAATGGCCTGCTCAGATAAGGGTTTGAAAAACATTTTCGTTGTAGAGGACAGCAAAGTGGGAGACTGGGGGCCATGGCATGAGCTTGGACATCATATGCAAATTCAACCATTTACTTGGTCAGGAATGAATGAAGTAACGGTTAACTTAACTTCCTTATATATAAATCGTAAGTTCAATATTGAGCCAAGACTAGAAACAAAAGGCACTTGGGATGATGTGATATTTCCTTATTTAAACAAACCCGTTAAAGATTTCGATTCATTAAATGTCTGGGGAAAATTGGGTATGTTTTGGCAGTTAGACCTAGCGTTTGGAGAAGAGTTCTACCAACAGTTAGGATTTAATTACCGTGAAAATAGTATGTACTCTTCTTCTATTTCTAATGACAAGAAAATTCAAAGATTTGTTATTGAGTCAAGTAAAGCAAGTGGGTTCAATCTGGTCGAGTTCTTTGAGGAGTGGGGTATAAGTGTCACTACGAGTAGCAAACAGGAAATTAACTCGATGAAGCTTTCTACTTTAAATGTTCCTATATGGGAAAATAGAGATAATGATATTAAGTACAAATTGAAATAG
- a CDS encoding DUF6035 family protein, producing MSVRNMTSVFIPDEDKVLDANEFLDTCRDKKYFEFRRELEENRKTNPVALCNVCFQPVVLRATSDRTTFFAHPKNSEDCPIKTTSIFTQEEIRAMQFNGQKEGRAHKENKQLLADYLIADRLFDDEVSIEPTFREKNSVGVAKKWRRPDISSVFKEGRKDVVFELQVNTTFLDVIIQRENFYRDNDTYIVWVFLPFDPKQFTTLDIGYATKPIYLFLMMKLNKNLKKKSNYI from the coding sequence ATGTCAGTTCGAAATATGACTTCTGTGTTTATTCCAGATGAAGACAAAGTACTTGATGCAAACGAGTTCTTGGATACATGTAGGGATAAGAAGTACTTCGAATTTCGTCGAGAGCTTGAGGAGAATAGAAAAACGAATCCCGTCGCTTTGTGCAATGTCTGTTTTCAGCCTGTCGTACTAAGAGCAACATCTGATCGAACAACATTTTTTGCCCACCCGAAGAATTCTGAAGACTGCCCAATAAAAACAACATCGATTTTCACACAGGAAGAAATACGAGCCATGCAATTTAATGGCCAAAAGGAAGGTCGGGCTCATAAGGAGAATAAACAGCTATTAGCTGACTATCTGATTGCTGATAGGCTATTTGATGACGAAGTTAGCATAGAGCCGACATTTCGCGAGAAGAATAGTGTTGGTGTAGCTAAAAAGTGGCGACGTCCCGATATTAGTTCAGTGTTTAAAGAGGGCAGAAAAGATGTAGTCTTTGAGCTTCAAGTAAACACGACTTTTCTAGATGTGATCATTCAGCGTGAAAACTTTTACCGAGATAACGATACCTACATCGTTTGGGTATTCTTGCCATTTGACCCTAAACAGTTCACTACGCTAGATATAGGTTATGCAACAAAGCCAATATATTTGTTCTTGATGATGAAGCTAAACAAAAATCTGAAAAAGAAGAGCAACTATATCTAA
- a CDS encoding helix-turn-helix domain-containing protein produces the protein MISMNIREEYNEMAFLYPNEPINESLITAARIVPHQVARVKLSKTQLRILNAIKNGEKTTAIQIAYRCDLSSSFASTLLKELVKRCHLTRRSSVRKFGGVEFEYYRLDGSSSTEAEIKEVSID, from the coding sequence ATGATCTCAATGAATATTAGAGAGGAGTATAATGAGATGGCGTTTTTATACCCAAACGAGCCAATAAATGAGTCTCTTATAACCGCAGCGCGAATTGTTCCTCATCAGGTAGCGAGAGTTAAATTGAGTAAAACTCAGCTGAGAATTTTGAATGCGATCAAGAATGGTGAAAAGACAACTGCAATCCAAATTGCTTATAGGTGTGATTTGTCGTCTAGCTTTGCGAGTACTTTACTAAAAGAGTTAGTCAAGCGCTGCCACTTGACGAGAAGAAGCAGCGTAAGGAAGTTTGGCGGTGTCGAGTTTGAGTACTATAGGTTAGATGGAAGTTCGAGTACAGAAGCTGAGATTAAAGAGGTTAGCATAGATTAA
- a CDS encoding nuclease-related domain-containing protein, which produces METFLSIVLLGLLALCILGWAIKLLEFALGLVFLGIIVMSIWAIVALIETGFWPVALILFAALIIGGVYTSTNKFKGKQGEAKVNKKLSKLCKNTDSQFLSNVTIHYKNRTAQIDHILITKAGVFVIETKNFGGTISAKLDEMQWVQHLGETTNRFYSPTWQNETHIAALDRLLNLDNALFVNTVVFTRTKEPLSWDTGDPLLIVTRLQELEKKLAAYEGEWFSSVEINKIKEIIESERLPVGRETDKYHLQNINRDKV; this is translated from the coding sequence ATGGAAACATTTTTATCAATTGTATTACTTGGTTTACTAGCCCTTTGTATTTTGGGTTGGGCTATTAAGCTACTAGAATTTGCTTTGGGCCTGGTCTTTCTAGGTATTATTGTTATGTCTATCTGGGCAATTGTTGCTCTTATTGAAACAGGGTTTTGGCCCGTTGCTTTGATATTGTTTGCCGCTTTGATTATCGGTGGTGTCTATACATCGACGAATAAATTTAAAGGCAAGCAAGGTGAAGCCAAGGTAAATAAAAAGCTAAGTAAATTATGTAAGAATACGGATAGCCAATTTTTGTCCAATGTTACTATTCATTACAAAAACAGAACAGCGCAGATAGATCATATTCTAATCACAAAAGCAGGTGTATTTGTCATAGAGACAAAAAACTTTGGCGGAACGATTTCAGCTAAGCTCGATGAAATGCAGTGGGTTCAACATCTAGGGGAAACAACCAACCGTTTCTATAGTCCTACATGGCAAAATGAAACACATATTGCAGCTTTGGACAGATTACTCAATCTTGATAATGCGCTATTTGTTAACACCGTCGTCTTCACTCGTACAAAAGAGCCACTGAGTTGGGATACCGGTGATCCGCTTCTAATAGTTACTCGTCTACAAGAGCTTGAAAAAAAACTAGCGGCATATGAAGGCGAATGGTTTAGCTCAGTTGAAATAAATAAAATCAAAGAAATCATCGAATCAGAGAGATTACCTGTAGGAAGAGAAACTGATAAGTACCACCTTCAAAATATCAATAGAGATAAAGTGTAA
- a CDS encoding TIGR02391 family protein, translating into MMGRFAGIEYRGMAGISCHCIDAVVEILHFGRTINEVKILTVEGEHSNSHALLLNVDTDIVIAIKTGFASGYPGEGPNAFSSVLSLLQLHTEEINEYSVSSKLVDRLDDSCLLEKDLDWINNERPIRPNRWYDYIDNRQPLSHLIFRYFPRELPLALIDQRLYDLVLEFKTNPDNALMSGYRLLERIIREKSGLKKETGSKLFSKAFLGDESPFFWADLDGGESKGRASLFSSTFMAFRNHRAHKEPEHNILDDIREFLLLNQLFVLERSAKIRETTQ; encoded by the coding sequence ATGATGGGTAGGTTTGCTGGAATAGAGTACAGAGGAATGGCAGGGATTTCGTGTCACTGCATAGATGCGGTAGTTGAGATTCTGCATTTTGGAAGAACTATAAATGAGGTGAAGATACTGACTGTTGAGGGTGAGCATAGTAACTCTCATGCCCTATTACTCAATGTTGACACTGACATAGTTATAGCTATAAAAACTGGGTTTGCATCAGGTTACCCGGGTGAAGGCCCTAATGCATTTTCCAGTGTTTTATCTCTATTGCAACTTCACACCGAGGAGATAAACGAATATTCAGTGTCTTCTAAACTTGTCGATCGACTCGACGATTCATGCCTACTAGAAAAAGACCTTGATTGGATAAATAATGAAAGGCCGATAAGACCAAACCGTTGGTACGATTATATTGACAACAGGCAACCTTTATCTCATCTAATATTTAGGTACTTCCCACGAGAGTTACCATTAGCACTCATAGACCAGAGGTTATATGACTTGGTTTTAGAGTTTAAAACAAACCCCGACAATGCCCTAATGTCTGGATATAGATTGTTGGAACGGATTATTCGCGAGAAATCAGGTCTAAAAAAAGAGACAGGGTCAAAGTTATTTTCAAAAGCATTTCTAGGAGATGAATCACCATTTTTCTGGGCTGATTTGGACGGCGGGGAATCAAAAGGCAGAGCGTCACTCTTTTCTAGTACATTTATGGCATTTCGTAACCACAGAGCTCACAAAGAGCCGGAGCATAATATTCTTGATGATATCCGAGAGTTTTTGCTACTCAACCAACTTTTTGTTCTCGAACGTTCTGCAAAAATTAGGGAAACTACTCAATAA
- a CDS encoding integrase has protein sequence MGVYNKHDWLADQKEAYETFSEALFEQVKKELAFPIGS, from the coding sequence ATGGGAGTTTACAATAAGCATGATTGGCTAGCCGATCAAAAAGAAGCGTATGAGACTTTTTCTGAGGCATTGTTTGAGCAAGTTAAGAAAGAGCTAGCATTCCCAATTGGTAGTTAG
- a CDS encoding tyrosine-type recombinase/integrase: MGNTIRRPIPKHIKPMLERLMNIYDDYLFPGASLHKRLSISAANCYIRRLRDSMTLTHWRMHDFRRSISTICSELKAMPHVTEKMLGHELTGVM, encoded by the coding sequence ATGGGAAACACCATTCGTAGGCCTATCCCTAAACACATTAAACCAATGCTAGAACGGTTGATGAATATTTACGATGACTACCTTTTCCCTGGTGCATCTCTGCACAAACGACTCAGCATATCTGCAGCTAATTGTTATATCAGGCGTCTACGTGATTCAATGACGCTTACGCATTGGCGAATGCACGATTTCAGACGCAGCATTTCAACGATATGTTCAGAGCTTAAAGCAATGCCCCATGTGACAGAAAAGATGTTAGGGCATGAATTAACGGGAGTAATGTGA
- a CDS encoding Arm DNA-binding domain-containing protein, whose product MSITDKQLKAIAKLSEYAGAAELKDGEGLIAKISPKANITFQSRCRHNGINKRIRLGKYPIISLKNARQIHKRMLELKEEGRNPEIAISGETDFVTLKECLDFWFENIVAHQKLGTRVLYESVAKNYFYNAFPNVNQPASGCSGLME is encoded by the coding sequence TTGAGCATAACCGACAAACAACTAAAGGCCATCGCTAAACTTAGCGAGTACGCTGGAGCGGCAGAATTAAAGGATGGTGAGGGGCTAATTGCAAAGATATCGCCCAAAGCAAACATCACATTCCAGTCCCGGTGCCGTCACAACGGAATAAACAAACGCATTCGTCTAGGCAAGTATCCGATAATCAGCCTAAAGAATGCAAGGCAAATCCACAAAAGGATGTTGGAGCTTAAAGAAGAAGGACGAAATCCAGAGATCGCCATCTCAGGCGAGACAGATTTCGTCACTCTCAAAGAGTGCCTCGATTTCTGGTTTGAGAACATAGTCGCTCATCAAAAGCTCGGGACTAGAGTGTTGTATGAATCAGTCGCCAAAAACTACTTCTATAATGCATTCCCTAATGTAAATCAGCCCGCGAGTGGATGCAGTGGTTTGATGGAATAG
- the sbcB gene encoding exodeoxyribonuclease I: MNNNDQPTFFFFDYETWGTSPAKDRPSQFAGVRTDEDFNIIGEPLVIYCQPPADYLPSPEAALITRITPQKALAQGLPEPEFIAKIHDELSKPKTTSLGYNSIRFDDEVTRYTCYRNFIDPYAWSWQNGNSRWDLLDVMRACHALRPEGVKWPENEEGYTSFKLEHLSVANGIEHENAHDAMADVIATIEMAKKLKAAQPKLFNYFLSMRHKRKLNELIDIVSMTPLMHVSGMFGRDCNYTSWIVPVAWHPTNQNAAIVVDLAKDPAPLLELDADELRTRLYTKRSELAEDELPVPIKLVHINKCPILAPAKTLTAENAEAIGINRKQCLDNLARLRSHPEIREKLISLYSADREYPASEDVDTKLYDGFFSPADKSAMDIIRATDPANLAALDIRFNDERIEPLLFRYRARHYPLSLDEQEQVKWANHCRDYFEQRLEGYMLNLENLVHEHESDEKKMAILKAVYQYVEKIAS; this comes from the coding sequence ATGAATAACAACGATCAACCTACCTTCTTCTTTTTCGATTACGAAACCTGGGGCACGAGTCCAGCTAAAGACAGACCGAGTCAGTTTGCGGGTGTGCGTACCGACGAAGATTTCAATATTATTGGCGAGCCTCTTGTTATTTATTGTCAACCTCCTGCTGATTATTTGCCTTCTCCTGAAGCGGCGTTGATTACTCGAATCACCCCTCAAAAAGCCCTTGCGCAAGGTTTGCCTGAACCCGAGTTCATTGCCAAGATCCATGACGAGCTCTCAAAACCAAAAACCACGAGCCTGGGTTACAACAGTATTCGTTTTGATGATGAAGTGACCCGCTATACCTGTTACCGAAACTTCATCGACCCCTACGCTTGGAGCTGGCAAAACGGTAACTCTCGTTGGGATTTACTTGATGTTATGCGCGCCTGTCATGCTCTTCGCCCAGAAGGGGTTAAATGGCCTGAAAATGAAGAGGGTTATACCAGTTTTAAGCTCGAGCACCTTTCCGTAGCCAATGGGATTGAGCACGAAAATGCGCACGATGCGATGGCAGACGTAATCGCTACGATTGAAATGGCGAAAAAGCTAAAAGCAGCGCAGCCAAAACTGTTCAATTACTTCTTGAGCATGCGTCATAAACGAAAACTGAACGAGTTGATTGATATCGTGAGCATGACACCATTAATGCATGTTTCCGGTATGTTTGGACGCGATTGCAATTATACCAGCTGGATTGTGCCTGTTGCATGGCACCCAACCAACCAAAATGCTGCAATCGTTGTGGATTTGGCAAAAGATCCTGCTCCCTTATTAGAGTTGGACGCTGATGAACTTCGTACTCGTTTATATACCAAACGCAGTGAACTCGCAGAAGATGAGCTTCCCGTTCCTATTAAGCTCGTTCATATCAACAAGTGTCCTATTCTCGCGCCAGCCAAAACCTTGACGGCAGAAAATGCCGAAGCCATCGGTATTAATAGAAAGCAATGCTTGGATAATCTGGCACGACTTCGTAGCCACCCTGAGATCAGAGAAAAACTCATTAGTTTGTACAGTGCGGACCGCGAGTATCCAGCCAGCGAAGATGTCGACACTAAACTCTATGACGGTTTTTTCTCTCCCGCAGATAAGTCAGCAATGGACATTATTCGCGCCACTGACCCAGCCAATTTAGCCGCTTTGGACATTCGCTTTAACGATGAGCGCATTGAACCTCTTCTTTTCCGCTATAGAGCGAGACATTACCCATTGTCTTTAGATGAGCAAGAGCAAGTTAAATGGGCGAATCATTGCAGAGATTATTTTGAACAAAGGCTCGAAGGTTACATGTTGAATCTTGAAAACCTGGTCCACGAACATGAAAGTGATGAAAAGAAAATGGCCATTTTGAAAGCGGTGTATCAGTATGTTGAAAAAATAGCGTCTTAA
- a CDS encoding CidA/LrgA family protein, translated as MAMKLAKYLVSMLLILVSLLIGNTLQSLLNTAIPGSIFGMLILFALLASGLVSSEWVKSSATLLIRYMILLFVPISVGLMLHFDTLIENALPILASTVGATFIVLVVLGYFLDRLLKKGNK; from the coding sequence ATGGCTATGAAATTGGCAAAATATTTGGTGTCCATGCTTCTCATTTTAGTGAGTTTATTGATTGGTAACACCCTACAATCACTATTAAACACCGCCATCCCCGGCAGTATTTTTGGTATGTTGATACTATTTGCACTGCTCGCGAGTGGCCTTGTTTCTTCGGAATGGGTTAAATCGAGTGCCACACTCTTGATTCGATACATGATTTTACTGTTTGTGCCGATTAGCGTCGGCCTCATGCTTCATTTCGATACACTGATTGAAAACGCGTTGCCTATATTGGCCTCTACTGTTGGGGCAACGTTCATTGTTCTTGTCGTACTGGGCTACTTTTTGGATCGCCTGTTAAAGAAGGGGAACAAGTGA